A region of Haladaptatus caseinilyticus DNA encodes the following proteins:
- a CDS encoding amidase: MSGKFKLMEITVDEIHEAMEAGEVTSEELVERYIERIEAYDYSGPKLNSIVTINENAAKRAAELDEKRETDGFVGPLHGIPVLVKDQAETKGVVTTFGSEACAEYIPEADATIVSRIKEAGAVVLAKTNLPDWACAYFTFSSASGQTKNPYDLERDPGGSSGGTGASVAANLGVVGIGEDTGGSIRVPSANCNLYGIRPTTGLVSRTGLSPIVPRQDTAGPMARTVTDMTYLLDVLVGYDAEDPWSGATAQSEVSSYTDYLNEDGLETKRIGVLRDLFGDDDNPDGAPVNEAVENAIETLSEAGAKIVDPVSVPNIEEQITKTEVYDYFGSIYLNDFIAERDNIPYENTQDILEDGAYHENLGLFEAIASVTEDPKDVLDFWRNTLGQETFRRDVLDTFAANDLDALVFPNVQVVPPLVSELGEKYTTADFPANTPLGAQTQCPAVSVPGELTKNRLPIGIELLGKPYHEHELVEMAYAYEQVADTRTPPDVTPPLSSE, translated from the coding sequence ATGTCAGGTAAGTTCAAATTAATGGAAATCACTGTTGATGAAATTCACGAGGCAATGGAGGCTGGTGAAGTCACAAGTGAAGAACTCGTCGAACGCTATATTGAGCGGATTGAAGCATACGATTACTCTGGACCTAAACTGAATAGTATCGTCACCATCAATGAGAACGCAGCCAAGCGTGCAGCCGAACTTGACGAGAAACGGGAAACGGACGGTTTTGTCGGCCCACTTCACGGCATTCCTGTTCTTGTCAAAGATCAGGCTGAGACGAAAGGTGTGGTAACAACATTCGGCTCCGAGGCTTGTGCGGAATATATTCCTGAGGCCGACGCAACGATCGTCTCCCGAATCAAGGAAGCCGGGGCTGTGGTCCTAGCGAAGACAAATCTACCAGACTGGGCGTGTGCCTACTTTACGTTCTCTTCGGCGTCGGGACAGACAAAAAATCCATATGATCTGGAGCGTGACCCCGGGGGATCGAGCGGTGGAACAGGGGCGAGCGTGGCCGCTAACCTCGGAGTAGTCGGTATCGGCGAGGACACCGGTGGGTCGATTCGCGTCCCATCCGCAAATTGTAACCTTTACGGGATCCGTCCTACGACTGGCCTCGTAAGTCGCACTGGACTGTCACCGATCGTGCCCCGGCAGGACACCGCTGGCCCAATGGCTCGGACCGTTACCGACATGACCTACTTACTTGACGTACTCGTCGGGTACGACGCAGAGGACCCTTGGTCGGGCGCAACAGCACAGTCCGAGGTCAGCTCGTACACTGATTATCTAAACGAAGACGGTCTAGAAACCAAGCGAATTGGTGTGCTTCGTGATCTCTTCGGTGACGACGACAACCCCGATGGTGCGCCTGTGAACGAGGCTGTCGAAAACGCGATCGAGACGCTATCAGAGGCCGGAGCTAAAATCGTTGATCCTGTCTCTGTCCCCAATATCGAAGAACAGATTACAAAGACCGAGGTCTATGACTACTTTGGGTCGATCTATCTCAACGATTTCATCGCAGAGCGCGATAACATCCCGTACGAGAATACCCAGGATATCCTCGAGGATGGTGCGTACCACGAAAATCTCGGGCTCTTTGAAGCAATCGCGTCAGTGACGGAGGATCCCAAAGACGTACTTGACTTTTGGCGAAATACCCTCGGTCAAGAGACTTTCCGTCGTGATGTCTTAGATACGTTCGCTGCCAACGATCTTGACGCGCTCGTCTTCCCCAACGTTCAGGTGGTGCCGCCATTGGTCTCAGAACTAGGTGAGAAATACACGACGGCAGACTTTCCAGCGAATACGCCCTTAGGTGCGCAGACGCAGTGTCCAGCAGTGTCAGTTCCCGGTGAATTGACCAAGAACAGACTCCCCATTGGTATTGAACTGCTCGGAAAACCATATCACGAACACGAACTCGTCGAGATGGCGTACGCCTACGAGCAGGTCGCGGATACACGCACGCCTCCTGACGTGACACCTCCGCTCTCCAGTGAGTGA
- a CDS encoding VOC family protein produces MAIKRMDNVLIVVEDLETAKAFFTELGMELEEETRVEGEWVNRVVGLKNVQSDIAVMRTPDGHGRVELSKFIKPKATRNGSEEPAVNTLGIRRIMFAVDDIDEVLDRLRSHGAELVGDVAQYEDVYRLCYVRGPEGIIVGLAEELS; encoded by the coding sequence ATGGCAATCAAGCGGATGGACAACGTCCTCATCGTGGTCGAGGACCTCGAAACCGCGAAAGCGTTCTTCACGGAGCTCGGCATGGAGTTGGAGGAGGAAACACGCGTCGAGGGGGAGTGGGTGAACCGCGTCGTGGGGCTCAAAAACGTCCAAAGCGACATCGCCGTTATGCGGACCCCCGACGGCCACGGCCGCGTCGAGCTCTCGAAGTTTATCAAGCCCAAGGCTACTCGCAACGGATCCGAGGAACCGGCGGTGAACACCCTGGGGATCCGCCGCATCATGTTCGCCGTCGACGACATCGACGAAGTTCTCGACCGTCTCCGCTCCCACGGAGCCGAACTCGTGGGCGACGTCGCCCAGTATGAAGACGTGTACCGCCTCTGCTACGTGCGCGGACCCGAAGGCATCATCGTCGGGTTAGCCGAGGAGCTCAGCTGA
- a CDS encoding AbrB/MazE/SpoVT family DNA-binding domain-containing protein, whose product MSPIPTVSGFISKIDSKGRIALLQNVRRRLGITPGTEVEIHEEDGKAVIEPEDKPDQIIADLETIIEDAETHRD is encoded by the coding sequence ATTAGTCCCATACCTACTGTAAGTGGGTTCATAAGCAAAATAGACTCAAAGGGACGAATTGCTCTCCTACAAAACGTCCGACGACGACTCGGAATTACACCTGGCACCGAAGTCGAAATCCACGAAGAAGACGGGAAAGCGGTCATCGAACCGGAGGACAAACCCGATCAAATCATCGCTGATCTCGAAACGATCATCGAAGATGCCGAGACACACAGAGACTAA
- a CDS encoding cation:proton antiporter: protein MMVETYIVGVALAGFVILAASVLPELLADRAVSAPLFYLVIGAVAFSLPLGLPNPDPIANGVIAEKVTEFIVIVSLMGAGLKLDRPFSFQTWSTTWRLLAVTMPLTIAGAVFLGWWVLGIVPATAVLLGAIVAPTDPVLASDIQVGPPGEGENVADDHYDGREHEHEVRFALTSEAGLNDGLAFPFTYAAILIAGSGIVGTDWLGKWMLMYVGYKIIVGTLLGLFLGYVLAELLFRFSPTTRLARAVEGVEALGGTLLVYGVTEFFQGYGFIAVFVAALMIRHQERSHEYNQALHDFSEVTERLAMALLLVLFGGTLVTGLLDPLSWEMIIVGLVIIFILRPVTGAVGLVGASIESDERATIAFFGIRGVGSFYYLSYGLNEAQFPASRLLWALIGFIVLVSIIVHGITATPVMKALSTRGNA from the coding sequence GTGATGGTTGAAACCTATATTGTCGGAGTAGCATTAGCTGGCTTCGTTATCCTTGCTGCTTCGGTTCTGCCAGAGTTGCTCGCCGACCGTGCCGTTTCAGCTCCTCTCTTCTATCTCGTAATCGGAGCTGTAGCGTTCTCGCTCCCACTTGGTCTTCCAAACCCTGATCCAATCGCAAACGGAGTCATTGCTGAGAAGGTCACTGAATTCATCGTGATTGTTTCCTTAATGGGGGCGGGGCTCAAACTGGACCGACCGTTTTCATTTCAAACCTGGTCAACAACGTGGCGATTATTAGCCGTGACGATGCCGCTCACGATCGCTGGCGCGGTGTTTCTTGGGTGGTGGGTACTCGGAATCGTTCCTGCGACCGCCGTTCTCCTCGGGGCCATCGTCGCACCGACAGACCCCGTGCTAGCTTCGGACATCCAGGTTGGACCCCCAGGTGAAGGTGAGAATGTTGCAGATGACCATTACGACGGCCGAGAACACGAACATGAAGTTCGATTTGCTCTCACATCAGAAGCTGGTCTCAATGACGGATTGGCGTTTCCATTTACATACGCCGCCATTCTTATCGCTGGGTCCGGGATTGTCGGTACTGATTGGCTTGGAAAGTGGATGTTGATGTATGTTGGATATAAAATCATCGTGGGGACCCTTCTAGGACTGTTCCTTGGATACGTACTCGCAGAACTACTGTTCCGCTTTTCACCTACTACCCGACTTGCTCGGGCAGTAGAAGGTGTTGAAGCACTTGGTGGGACCCTGTTGGTGTACGGTGTGACGGAGTTTTTCCAAGGATATGGTTTCATCGCGGTCTTTGTTGCTGCGTTAATGATCAGACACCAGGAACGATCCCATGAATACAACCAAGCCCTTCATGATTTTTCAGAAGTGACGGAGCGGTTGGCAATGGCTCTCCTGCTCGTTCTTTTCGGCGGGACACTTGTCACTGGGCTCCTCGATCCACTCTCATGGGAAATGATCATCGTTGGATTAGTCATCATCTTCATCCTGCGACCAGTCACAGGAGCGGTGGGCCTCGTTGGAGCATCAATCGAGAGCGACGAGCGTGCTACTATCGCGTTCTTCGGTATTCGCGGTGTCGGATCGTTCTACTATCTGTCGTATGGATTGAATGAAGCACAATTCCCGGCCTCACGACTTCTATGGGCTCTTATAGGATTTATTGTCCTGGTTTCCATTATCGTTCATGGAATCACTGCCACACCAGTCATGAAAGCGCTTTCAACCCGAGGGAACGCATAA
- the psmA gene encoding archaeal proteasome endopeptidase complex subunit alpha: protein MQGQNQQQAYDRGTSIFSPDGRLYQVEYAREAVKRGSACLGIRTTDGVVLAAEINIRSSLMESSSVEKLHKVDTHIGVASAGHAADARQLVDKARQHAQVEQWRYDEPVGVDALTTAVCDDIQEYTQKGGTRPFGVGLLLGGIDKGEPRLFEVTPAGTTSEWRATAIGSKSDDLQATLEEQYEADLSLDGGVRVVLRALESVKDDELSANDVSVATIDTESEYYEMVNEETVAEHLRDLSTSTE, encoded by the coding sequence ATGCAAGGACAAAACCAACAGCAGGCATACGATCGAGGCACGTCAATATTCTCCCCGGACGGCCGACTCTACCAGGTCGAATACGCTCGCGAAGCGGTCAAACGAGGCAGTGCTTGTCTCGGCATCCGGACGACTGATGGTGTAGTGCTCGCAGCTGAAATCAACATCCGATCATCGCTGATGGAATCATCGTCAGTCGAAAAGCTCCACAAGGTCGACACACACATTGGAGTTGCATCTGCGGGCCATGCTGCTGACGCCCGCCAATTGGTCGACAAAGCACGTCAGCATGCACAAGTTGAGCAATGGCGTTATGATGAGCCAGTCGGTGTCGATGCGCTCACCACCGCAGTTTGTGATGATATTCAAGAATATACGCAGAAAGGTGGCACACGGCCATTTGGAGTCGGGCTTCTTCTTGGTGGCATCGACAAAGGTGAACCGCGACTCTTCGAAGTTACGCCGGCAGGAACAACGTCCGAATGGAGGGCAACTGCAATCGGTTCGAAGAGTGATGACCTGCAAGCCACTCTCGAAGAACAGTATGAGGCCGATCTATCGCTTGATGGTGGCGTTCGGGTAGTTCTTCGAGCGCTCGAAAGCGTGAAAGATGATGAGCTCTCAGCAAATGACGTCAGTGTTGCAACCATCGATACTGAATCAGAGTACTACGAGATGGTAAATGAGGAAACAGTTGCAGAACACCTTCGTGATCTTTCGACATCCACTGAGTAA
- a CDS encoding DUF1931 domain-containing protein, translating into MADLIVKAAVKEQLEGQNVAGDFYDALDEEVAEVLDNAARRAEENDRKTVQARDL; encoded by the coding sequence ATGGCAGATTTGATTGTCAAAGCGGCAGTGAAAGAACAGCTCGAAGGCCAAAATGTGGCGGGTGACTTCTACGATGCACTCGACGAGGAAGTCGCAGAAGTCCTCGACAACGCCGCCCGGCGAGCTGAAGAAAACGATCGCAAAACCGTCCAAGCGCGCGATTTGTAG
- a CDS encoding type I 3-dehydroquinate dehydratase, with amino-acid sequence MEPDQFALAATTNDLQRETQVREVADVVEFRMDKAKNPLSQLAEYDGELPIIATNRAQWFGGKASDSGRLDHLFTASEFEAVEMVDIELETARGSSWVLEEFEKGDVEIIISFHEFEETPDLNVLKAIFEACGQYGDIAKVAAYANNHTDSLNMLRAVSSVSENGLRATGISMGTIGSHTRAIAPLYGAKIGYAPLKSDESEYAPGQIPIYKLRSMIDTLRSSSNSLYTNIESDVNSYARKKVVENSK; translated from the coding sequence ATGGAACCAGATCAGTTCGCCCTCGCTGCGACTACGAATGATCTCCAGCGAGAAACACAGGTAAGAGAGGTAGCGGATGTGGTCGAGTTTAGAATGGACAAGGCGAAAAATCCTCTTTCTCAACTTGCTGAGTACGATGGAGAACTACCGATAATCGCAACGAATAGAGCCCAATGGTTCGGGGGAAAAGCGAGTGATTCAGGACGACTCGACCATCTATTTACTGCGTCCGAATTTGAGGCTGTCGAGATGGTTGATATAGAATTAGAAACAGCTCGGGGGTCCAGTTGGGTTCTTGAGGAGTTTGAAAAGGGGGATGTAGAGATTATAATCTCGTTCCATGAGTTCGAGGAAACTCCTGATCTAAATGTTCTCAAGGCCATTTTTGAAGCCTGTGGGCAATATGGCGATATTGCAAAAGTCGCAGCTTACGCAAATAACCACACTGATTCACTGAATATGCTTAGGGCTGTCAGTTCAGTCTCCGAAAATGGGCTACGTGCTACGGGAATCTCGATGGGGACGATTGGTAGTCACACCCGTGCGATTGCACCGCTGTATGGAGCAAAAATTGGATATGCTCCATTAAAATCTGATGAAAGTGAATACGCACCAGGTCAAATTCCTATTTATAAACTCAGATCTATGATTGATACACTGAGATCATCTAGCAATAGTTTATACACAAACATAGAATCCGATGTAAATTCGTATGCGAGAAAAAAAGTAGTGGAGAATAGTAAATAG
- a CDS encoding type I 3-dehydroquinate dehydratase, whose product MDYDDLVLIAELDELSDEPTVRPYADAIAIQMWSSENIVNQIERYSGELPVVIIAHSDKSNNTSFSDSNIDSLQAVVEHDTVEAISIDLDSIQKEVRLFKCLESADVDVIISYINNNSTPVKSDLMSIIDGATNFGDVVYIQTAAKTTNDTSTLLSVINEATDQGIITGGVATGKIGRHTRAIAPFYGSKLAFAPLSQSKNDNSQHSFAIKELSNLISDIEYSDTTTSLSDLITNPLITEFNE is encoded by the coding sequence ATGGATTACGATGATCTCGTCCTCATCGCCGAATTAGATGAATTATCCGACGAGCCAACGGTCCGACCCTATGCTGATGCGATTGCAATTCAAATGTGGAGCAGTGAAAACATTGTTAATCAAATAGAACGATACTCTGGTGAACTGCCGGTTGTTATTATAGCTCACTCCGATAAGAGCAATAATACTTCGTTTTCCGACTCGAACATCGACTCTCTTCAAGCGGTAGTAGAACACGATACCGTTGAAGCAATTTCCATTGACCTAGACAGTATCCAGAAAGAAGTTCGTTTATTCAAATGTCTTGAATCCGCTGATGTGGATGTTATAATATCATATATAAATAATAACAGTACACCAGTCAAGTCTGATCTAATGTCAATTATCGATGGTGCGACAAACTTTGGGGATGTTGTTTACATACAAACTGCAGCAAAGACCACAAATGACACCTCAACTCTTCTCTCAGTAATTAATGAGGCGACAGACCAAGGAATTATCACAGGAGGCGTTGCAACTGGCAAGATAGGGCGTCATACGCGCGCTATTGCGCCATTTTATGGTTCAAAGTTAGCCTTTGCACCTTTATCCCAGTCCAAAAATGACAATTCTCAACATTCATTTGCTATTAAGGAGTTGTCCAATCTTATAAGTGATATTGAATATTCTGATACCACCACTTCGCTTTCTGATTTGATTACTAACCCTCTTATTACTGAATTCAATGAGTGA
- a CDS encoding amino acid-binding protein: protein MTDIQTEVQTYTIRLELIDDPGELLRALEPIANNGGNLLSVFHERGNITPRGHIPIEVDLEATAERYDAIIDSLRDVGIKVVQAGTERYSTSVTVILSGHLVDTDLSDTLTQIREKSNTSVTELSLSAPKGTKDISSARLQLATASGEIEETMEVVRTVAADKDLRVIEPLSLDSEI, encoded by the coding sequence ATGACTGACATTCAAACTGAAGTTCAAACATACACAATTCGACTTGAGTTAATTGATGACCCAGGTGAGCTATTACGTGCTCTGGAACCGATAGCGAATAATGGTGGAAATCTGCTCTCGGTATTCCACGAACGTGGAAACATTACACCCCGAGGTCATATTCCGATCGAAGTAGATCTGGAGGCGACTGCTGAACGCTACGACGCAATTATAGATTCACTACGCGACGTTGGGATCAAAGTTGTACAAGCAGGAACAGAGCGATATAGTACATCTGTCACGGTTATTTTATCCGGCCATTTAGTTGATACAGACCTCTCGGATACGCTTACTCAGATTCGGGAGAAAAGCAACACATCGGTAACAGAACTTTCTCTTTCCGCACCGAAGGGTACGAAGGACATCTCAAGCGCTCGATTGCAACTTGCAACTGCAAGCGGAGAAATCGAAGAAACCATGGAAGTGGTTCGGACAGTCGCTGCGGATAAAGATCTGCGTGTCATCGAACCCTTGTCTTTAGACAGTGAGATTTAG
- a CDS encoding 4-carboxy-4-hydroxy-2-oxoadipate aldolase/oxaloacetate decarboxylase has translation MHTVEPSVNRPESEIVSGFEKVPSSIVSDVTGNVGVAMDSGMKPIYNGAELAGTAITVKASPGDNLIIHKAITLAKPGDVLVIDANGYLETGHLGELMCTSCKANDLAGIVIDGAIRDRKEIEEMEFPVYARGVHPQGPLKQDPGSINVTISCGGVTVDPGDIVVGDDEGIAIVPSENALSILERSHEKMDAEDNIRKRIQNGDYLFEISGYDKLYENLEVIGPEDSAQ, from the coding sequence ATGCATACGGTAGAGCCGAGTGTAAATAGACCAGAGTCTGAGATCGTTTCAGGATTTGAGAAGGTGCCAAGTTCGATTGTGTCCGACGTAACTGGGAATGTCGGGGTCGCAATGGATTCTGGTATGAAGCCCATCTACAATGGTGCTGAACTAGCTGGAACTGCAATAACTGTAAAGGCCTCACCAGGTGATAACCTAATCATTCACAAAGCGATCACGTTGGCAAAGCCAGGGGATGTTCTCGTAATCGATGCAAATGGGTATCTGGAAACTGGTCACTTAGGGGAACTAATGTGCACATCCTGTAAAGCAAATGACCTTGCCGGTATCGTCATTGATGGTGCCATTCGAGATCGCAAGGAGATCGAAGAAATGGAATTTCCCGTTTATGCCCGAGGTGTTCATCCGCAAGGACCACTCAAGCAGGACCCTGGTTCGATTAATGTCACGATTTCCTGTGGAGGGGTTACTGTTGACCCAGGTGATATCGTAGTGGGAGACGACGAGGGCATAGCAATTGTCCCATCCGAAAATGCCCTGTCGATTCTAGAACGGTCGCATGAGAAAATGGACGCCGAAGATAATATTCGCAAGCGTATTCAGAATGGTGATTATCTCTTTGAGATCAGCGGGTATGACAAACTGTATGAGAACCTTGAGGTGATCGGTCCTGAAGATTCAGCTCAGTAA
- a CDS encoding zinc-dependent alcohol dehydrogenase: MRGLAKVARNEGAMQLIDRPKPTPAENEVLVEVKYAGLCGSDAGIYKFKSAFERMDLPTVIGHEYAGCIVETGANVSSYNIGDHVVERPIRPCGDCYQCQIGEENICQNTALTGIDHDGAYEKYIAVPEDVLHSVPSDIPLNHAAIAEPTAIAVRAVTKNSRVEPGDRVLVEGPGPIGLLTAQIADAQGGDVVISGIGRDANYRLPLARELGFEIMNAGEDDLEAVRRDKTDGAGYDVIFDTTGHPSGLTTAFEEVRKGGQVVLVGQTGETTMAYTPLVRSEIDIQCTYGALFDDFERAFRIIQSGDVDAETFIDDRFSLFDVEEAFEAFLASKTAKPVFDISEL; the protein is encoded by the coding sequence ATGCGTGGATTAGCCAAAGTTGCGCGTAACGAAGGCGCTATGCAACTCATAGATCGCCCCAAACCGACACCAGCAGAGAATGAAGTACTCGTTGAAGTCAAGTATGCAGGTCTCTGCGGAAGTGATGCTGGTATCTACAAATTCAAGTCTGCTTTCGAGCGGATGGACCTTCCGACCGTTATTGGGCATGAATATGCAGGATGTATTGTAGAGACCGGTGCGAATGTTTCCAGCTATAACATCGGTGACCATGTGGTTGAAAGACCGATTCGACCGTGCGGAGACTGCTATCAATGCCAAATTGGCGAGGAAAATATCTGCCAAAATACAGCACTTACGGGTATTGACCACGATGGAGCCTATGAGAAATATATCGCAGTCCCCGAGGACGTCCTTCACAGTGTCCCAAGCGACATTCCATTGAACCACGCCGCAATAGCAGAGCCGACGGCTATCGCTGTACGTGCAGTTACTAAGAATTCGAGAGTCGAGCCCGGTGATCGCGTTCTTGTTGAAGGCCCAGGTCCAATTGGGTTGCTAACCGCCCAGATCGCTGACGCTCAAGGCGGGGATGTTGTAATTTCGGGAATTGGTCGGGATGCAAACTATCGCTTACCTCTCGCTCGGGAACTCGGCTTCGAAATTATGAACGCTGGAGAAGATGATTTAGAAGCCGTCCGAAGGGACAAGACGGACGGTGCTGGATACGATGTCATATTTGACACTACTGGTCATCCTTCTGGACTGACTACCGCCTTCGAAGAGGTCAGGAAAGGGGGACAGGTCGTTTTAGTTGGTCAAACCGGTGAAACTACGATGGCATATACACCTCTTGTACGCTCTGAAATCGATATTCAATGTACCTACGGAGCTCTGTTTGATGATTTCGAGCGCGCATTCCGCATTATTCAATCCGGTGATGTTGATGCGGAGACGTTTATCGACGATAGATTTTCACTTTTCGATGTTGAAGAAGCATTCGAGGCATTTCTTGCTAGCAAAACCGCGAAACCGGTTTTCGATATCTCCGAACTCTAA
- a CDS encoding NAD-dependent epimerase/dehydratase family protein, whose protein sequence is MSKQNVLVTGPFGEAGEAILTNLFEKDQYEFTFLDRSDHPEYETYVADIADYDAIRPAFEDQDTVIHLAAQSDAGADFEGIVDPNIIGTYNVLKAMKDANVQKLIFASSQRVMGLYEEDHAPKLFEEDYPTQFDPLRLTHETLPKPDGYYGASKVFGENICRVHARREGAPEQVYSLRISSVRTEEYDHPYGDAERGVDRTDEHKLTDEDEVWDQSQTGSWKRNSDEYEEMVKRLKASWTSQRDFAHLIECCLKDETVVYDTFYAVSRNAARWFDIEHAQAVLGYDPKDDASEWKHPPAVEHTSE, encoded by the coding sequence ATGAGTAAGCAAAATGTCCTAGTGACGGGACCGTTCGGAGAGGCTGGAGAAGCAATCCTCACTAATCTCTTTGAAAAGGACCAGTATGAGTTCACGTTCCTCGATCGTAGTGACCACCCAGAGTATGAAACATATGTTGCAGATATCGCGGACTACGACGCAATCCGTCCAGCCTTCGAAGATCAAGATACGGTAATTCACTTAGCAGCACAGTCAGATGCTGGTGCAGACTTCGAAGGAATCGTCGATCCAAATATCATCGGGACATACAACGTCCTCAAAGCGATGAAAGATGCGAATGTGCAGAAACTCATCTTTGCTTCCTCACAACGGGTGATGGGTCTTTACGAGGAAGATCATGCTCCTAAACTCTTCGAAGAGGATTATCCGACTCAATTTGATCCTCTCCGACTCACTCACGAGACGCTTCCGAAACCGGATGGATATTATGGGGCTTCCAAAGTATTCGGTGAGAACATTTGTCGGGTACATGCACGCCGTGAGGGGGCACCAGAGCAGGTGTATTCACTCCGTATTTCAAGTGTACGAACCGAAGAATATGACCATCCTTACGGAGATGCTGAGCGTGGTGTCGATCGCACTGATGAGCATAAATTGACCGATGAAGACGAAGTCTGGGATCAGTCACAAACCGGATCATGGAAACGTAACAGTGATGAATACGAAGAAATGGTAAAACGTCTGAAAGCCTCTTGGACTTCCCAGCGAGACTTTGCACACTTAATCGAGTGCTGCCTCAAGGACGAGACAGTGGTCTACGATACATTCTACGCGGTCAGTAGAAATGCTGCTCGCTGGTTCGACATAGAGCATGCCCAGGCGGTTCTCGGATATGATCCAAAGGATGATGCCTCCGAGTGGAAACATCCTCCCGCGGTCGAACACACTTCCGAGTAG
- a CDS encoding IclR family transcriptional regulator — MNDEEETPGQRLKSVDQAFQIIEYLRENGPVTLSEITDDLELPMSTAHVHLSTLVANEYVIKSEREYRCSLRFLRVGGEMRDKLSLFQTAKDEVDDLSDTLGEYANVGTIENGYMVQLYKSRNSSSIDDNAPLGSHLYLHSTGLGKAMLSRLSQERLDMILDLRGLPKLTPTTITDRQALEKELAEIRDRGYAVNRSEHFTGVCAVAVPILSERNEVIGAISASGPISRMGDTRIEEEIAPALFDKQNFIELKIKQ, encoded by the coding sequence ATGAATGATGAAGAAGAAACTCCCGGACAACGGTTAAAAAGTGTAGATCAGGCTTTCCAGATTATCGAATATCTTCGCGAGAATGGACCGGTAACCCTCTCGGAGATTACTGACGATTTAGAACTCCCTATGAGTACCGCACATGTTCATCTCTCTACTCTCGTAGCGAATGAGTATGTGATAAAATCAGAAAGAGAATACCGATGTAGTCTTCGATTCCTCCGAGTTGGTGGTGAGATGCGTGACAAGCTTTCGCTTTTTCAGACTGCAAAAGACGAGGTAGACGACCTTTCTGATACCCTTGGAGAATACGCTAACGTAGGTACCATCGAGAACGGTTATATGGTCCAACTGTATAAATCGCGAAACTCATCGTCTATCGATGATAATGCTCCGCTCGGTTCTCATCTGTATTTACATTCAACGGGCTTGGGTAAGGCAATGCTCTCTCGGCTTTCGCAGGAGAGACTCGATATGATACTCGATCTTCGTGGATTACCTAAATTAACTCCGACGACAATCACAGACCGACAAGCACTCGAGAAAGAATTGGCAGAAATTCGAGATCGTGGATACGCAGTCAACCGCAGTGAGCACTTTACTGGTGTATGCGCAGTAGCTGTTCCAATATTATCGGAGCGCAATGAAGTAATCGGTGCAATAAGTGCTAGCGGACCCATTAGCCGGATGGGAGACACGCGTATTGAAGAGGAAATCGCACCAGCACTCTTCGATAAGCAGAATTTTATCGAATTGAAAATCAAACAATAA
- a CDS encoding MBL fold metallo-hydrolase, producing the protein MIAEPVADGIYKIQFEHVRVYVLEDVPKGKTTLIDTAFDENGEELVETLKKEFGMIDRVILTHGDHGHHGGLPYVMEEFDPELVAADNESKLYEAIEYEPDVRFEDGDTLESDIQVIQVPGHTEATSALLLTDRDILISGDSLDGSDRAGLPEGYLLPPPALFNDDHKAAEINLYDLLQYDFETVLVFHGANVFENPKQKLDDFLVEREWDPRP; encoded by the coding sequence ATGATCGCAGAACCAGTAGCTGATGGGATTTACAAAATCCAGTTCGAACACGTTCGTGTATATGTGTTGGAAGACGTTCCAAAAGGTAAGACGACGCTTATCGACACGGCGTTCGATGAAAACGGTGAAGAGCTAGTTGAGACACTCAAAAAGGAGTTTGGTATGATCGATCGGGTGATTCTCACTCATGGCGATCACGGTCACCACGGTGGGCTCCCATACGTTATGGAAGAATTTGACCCGGAATTGGTTGCTGCCGATAACGAATCAAAACTCTACGAAGCAATCGAATATGAACCGGATGTACGCTTTGAAGACGGTGACACTCTCGAAAGTGATATCCAGGTGATCCAAGTTCCGGGTCATACGGAAGCTACATCCGCGCTATTGCTGACCGATAGGGATATTCTTATCTCTGGAGATTCGCTTGATGGTTCAGATCGAGCGGGGCTACCAGAAGGATACCTTCTCCCACCGCCGGCGTTATTCAACGATGACCACAAAGCAGCTGAGATCAACCTTTACGATTTGCTCCAATATGATTTCGAGACGGTGCTAGTATTCCATGGAGCAAACGTCTTTGAAAACCCGAAACAGAAACTCGATGATTTCCTCGTAGAGCGTGAATGGGATCCTAGGCCGTAG